The genomic stretch CAATAAAACTctgggaaagaaaaaaaaaaaggcaaaaaagtttatttctttttccaaataattttctctttttctttttgaatgcccttttcttctgtttttttttggaaacATCTTTTTGTTGCGGTATCGGTATCATTAAATAAAGGCGTGAGAAAGTTGgaaataattttttttgtttgtttttttgagaATGATATCATCtgagtttttatataaaggGAATGTTAAACGgggcttttattttttcttatttatttacaCTCTTCATCTATCTATAATAACGCGAGACAGTTTTGTTCTTTAGCGAGTTGTTTTGTCTCTGTTATTGTTAATTTTGTATCGGTTGGTTTTTTTGGTTATGCAGGGAGGAATAGGGGTACGATTATGATCTGCGATATACTAGTGGCTTCTGGGTTTATTTCAGTCCGTGTAAGCGCGCCGCGAGGCATACGCGTGTCATTTCAATCTGTTGAGCTTTCTTGATCAATTCTTGCTGTGCATCTGATTTAAAATACCTATTAGTGCTGTACATGCTAATTGCCCGTATACGTGTACTCATCCCGTGCCGAAAGTCTTTTTTGTCTCGCGTTTCTTTCGAGGAATTGCCACATTTGGCAAGTGAATTTGTTCCTATTGCCCGAACGCGGGAAATTAAACGAGTGCTTAGTCACAAAGGTTACCGGGCCGGCGGTACGGGCAGGGCGCTATGCGGTAGCGCCTTTGAGAGTTGGAATCGGGGGGGGCGATATAGTTGTTTGGAGTATAGTAACTTGCTACTAAGGTTTCTTCTAGAAGTAGACTACAGGCCTTCTTATCAGAGGTTGGAAGTTCCACGCCGGTGACTTGACTAGAAAGGTGACACGGTGGCTGTAAAAATCTTATACTGTGGTAAAGAACGTTTGCGGACTGCTTGTAAAGTTACACATACTGGGCACTGATAATAGAGGTAAAAAACTATGACCAGAGCCCTTACCAGAAATAAGTACCCTTACTATTGCCCTTATCAGAATTTGAACCCTTACCAAAAACCTGGGAGTAATTATTTAGAGTATAGTAACTTATTACTGATAGTAGTTTCTCGTAAGGTTTCTTCTAGAAGTAGAATATAAGTCTTCTTATTAGAGGTTGGAGGTTCTATGCTGGTGACTCACTAGAAAGGTGACACGGTGGCTGTAATGTTGTAAAGTTACACATTACCCCAACTGCATCAAATACGGCATGTTGATACGAAAAGCGTAGGCTGAAAACTCTTATTAAAACCTCCCTCTCCTTGCAAAAAATCCTTCCTTCCTTCCTCTATTATTTTACACCAATCTTCCATCTGATTTGGCTAGAACATTACGCTGCTCCAACATATTAATTAGACTATTCGAAACCTACTGCTCGCTATCCATCTGACAATGGAGCTAAACAACAGCCAGATAGCCCTAGCCAGGGCTTTTGATCGTCCCTATAGCGATATCGCCCGAGACGAGAAACTACTATACCTTCGCCGCAATTTAGAAATAGACCATCGCGGCCAAGTGTTTTTCTCGTCTGCTTGGCGTACTTACGAGCCTCCCATCGACCAACCTTTGCCTCCTATAAACCAATTCGAATTTCCTGATTTCTGTAACAAATCCGTTCCAATCTATTTTTTAAATGGTCAATGGCGATTTGCCGGCACACTATGCAACTATATATATCGCCAATGGTTCAAGCCTTTTCGGAGCGAGATTGAACACGGACGTTTTTTGACTAAATATATTGCTCCCAAAAATGCAGAAAATCGTTCTCACCCAATAACGGCCTCTATAGGAAGCTTCATCGCTCTACATAAAGCCATCTGCACAAATATTCATCAACAACGTAAAGAATACGCGGCAGTGATTGCCTCGGGAGCGGACAATCATCATATTGTCAAGGACCATCAGAACTATGTCCTCCAGCCACTATTTGAAGCTCTGGTTCTTGTCATTGATCCCGGAAATTGGAAAGGAGAGGATTCGACTTTAATAGGAAGGCTTCCTGTTACTATGGCGCGCACTGGAGTGGAAACTGGGCTAAGCTCGCCTATCACGTTTGAGTCCATTGTTGATAAGATTGACGAATATATTGGGGAAACGGCGGTCAAGACAACATTGGAGACTGCTATTACTTTTGTGACGGAACTGGAGGCCCGCGAAACCAGGGTGTTTGGTTTGCAGCCCAACCCAATTGCCTCTTGGGATCCGGATTACTCTTTTCCCCAGTGGCGAGATATAATGCCGTATGACCAGATGATTGGGCCTTCTACTCGCTTTGTGGATATTGAGAAATGCTTGCAGAGCTTGCAGCAGCTACAACAAAACAATAGAAACTGGGACCAACAATATGTAGACGTTGAGGAACGAGAGGCTCGGCAGTACATTGAATGGATATGTTGAATGAcgtctcgcagcagcagtcttgATGATATAATTGGCCAACTCAGAACTCTTACATACTTGTATTTAgcgctttctttttttctctttggatTAAAGCTAGAAGGTCTTGATGTTCTATACTCATGTAATTTTGGATAGCATGGGATTTATCAGATGGAAAGAGCTGCAAATTGCATACTGTCGATGTGGCAGCATACAGCGTGTAA from Trichoderma atroviride chromosome 3, complete sequence encodes the following:
- a CDS encoding uncharacterized protein (EggNog:ENOG41), whose product is MELNNSQIALARAFDRPYSDIARDEKLLYLRRNLEIDHRGQVFFSSAWRTYEPPIDQPLPPINQFEFPDFCNKSVPIYFLNGQWRFAGTLCNYIYRQWFKPFRSEIEHGRFLTKYIAPKNAENRSHPITASIGSFIALHKAICTNIHQQRKEYAAVIASGADNHHIVKDHQNYVLQPLFEALVLVIDPGNWKGEDSTLIGRLPVTMARTGVETGLSSPITFESIVDKIDEYIGETAVKTTLETAITFVTELEARETRVFGLQPNPIASWDPDYSFPQWRDIMPYDQMIGPSTRFVDIEKCLQSLQQLQQNNRNWDQQYVDVEEREARQYIEWIC